The following proteins are encoded in a genomic region of Sorangiineae bacterium MSr12523:
- a CDS encoding NIPSNAP family protein: protein MATFSPFIELRQYTLRPGTRDTMIELFDREFVETQEAVGMKIIGQFRDQSDPNRFVWIRGFRDLGSRATSLKAFYEEGLAWKTHRESARATMIDTNDALLLHPARANSGFALEGATRTTTAPKSLVTATLHHFAGQPGEDQVAYFERSLKPALTAAGASILAYFVTDPSPNTYPRLPLREGEHAFVWFARYDDAAANLPQLPAWGRTHVLRLAPTARSLLR, encoded by the coding sequence ATGGCAACGTTTTCACCCTTCATCGAACTGCGGCAGTACACCCTTCGTCCCGGCACACGCGACACGATGATCGAGCTTTTCGATCGCGAATTCGTGGAGACGCAGGAGGCCGTGGGCATGAAAATCATCGGCCAATTCCGCGACCAGAGCGATCCCAATCGCTTCGTCTGGATCCGCGGCTTTCGCGACTTGGGTTCGCGCGCGACCTCGCTCAAAGCCTTTTACGAGGAGGGCCTCGCCTGGAAGACCCACCGCGAGTCCGCGCGTGCGACCATGATCGACACGAACGACGCCCTTCTTCTTCACCCCGCGCGGGCCAACTCCGGCTTCGCGCTCGAAGGCGCTACCCGCACCACGACGGCTCCGAAGAGCCTCGTCACCGCCACGCTCCATCACTTCGCCGGCCAGCCCGGCGAAGATCAGGTGGCCTACTTCGAGCGAAGCCTCAAGCCCGCCCTCACCGCCGCAGGCGCTTCGATCCTGGCCTATTTCGTCACCGATCCCAGCCCCAACACGTACCCCCGCCTTCCCCTGCGCGAAGGCGAGCACGCCTTCGTATGGTTCGCGCGCTACGACGATGCCGCCGCCAACCTGCCGCAACTCCCCGCCTGGGGCCGCACCCACGTCTTGAGATTGGCCCCGACGGCGCGCTCGCTCTTGCGGTAA
- a CDS encoding putative zinc-binding metallopeptidase, which translates to MIPFEEATTTARTKSSTPIRELGLTIAGTVLEPIIAQFEKERLRAGILKLRPRYYLSTEWGVPEATIAIAIPFYLVRPELTLIHAEHACHVEGSGPKEILRYLRHEMGHVVNYAYRLHERKDWTERFGPMARPYEEEYRPRPFSREFVHHLPGWYAQKHPDEDWAETFAVWMTPDLDWRKEYAKWPGALRKLEYCDRTMIEIRSRDPVITSAELDGDVGTLSMSLEQFYKDYEGRPAERVAGLDRMLVSIFSESQEIGIRLAVSDLLRRLERDLPGSVYHWTGHMPERTLGLLAQMAERADALALTFRVEREQELTIAVTSLVTALAMHWLQSGRYET; encoded by the coding sequence ATGATCCCGTTCGAGGAAGCGACCACAACGGCGCGAACCAAGAGCTCCACCCCCATCCGCGAGCTGGGCCTCACCATCGCGGGCACGGTCCTCGAACCCATCATTGCGCAGTTCGAAAAGGAGCGGCTCCGGGCCGGCATCCTCAAGCTGCGCCCGCGCTACTACCTGTCGACGGAGTGGGGCGTGCCCGAGGCGACGATTGCCATCGCCATTCCGTTCTATCTGGTGCGCCCCGAGCTGACATTGATCCACGCCGAGCACGCGTGCCATGTGGAGGGCTCGGGGCCGAAGGAAATCCTGCGCTACTTGCGCCACGAAATGGGGCACGTGGTCAATTACGCCTACCGCCTCCACGAGCGCAAAGATTGGACGGAGCGCTTCGGGCCCATGGCCCGCCCCTACGAGGAGGAGTACCGCCCGCGCCCGTTCAGCCGCGAGTTCGTGCACCATTTGCCCGGCTGGTACGCGCAAAAACACCCGGACGAAGATTGGGCCGAGACCTTCGCGGTGTGGATGACGCCGGATCTCGATTGGCGAAAAGAATATGCCAAATGGCCCGGCGCCCTTCGCAAACTCGAATATTGCGATCGCACGATGATCGAAATTCGCAGTCGCGATCCGGTCATCACCTCGGCGGAACTCGATGGCGACGTCGGCACGTTGTCGATGTCGCTGGAGCAGTTCTACAAGGACTACGAAGGCCGCCCCGCCGAGCGCGTGGCGGGCCTCGATCGCATGCTGGTGAGCATTTTCTCGGAGAGCCAGGAGATCGGCATCCGCCTCGCCGTTTCCGATTTGCTCCGGCGGCTCGAACGCGATCTTCCCGGCTCGGTCTACCATTGGACGGGGCACATGCCCGAACGCACCCTGGGACTCCTCGCCCAAATGGCCGAGCGAGCCGACGCCCTCGCGCTCACCTTCCGCGTCGAACGCGAGCAAGAGCTCACCATCGCCGTCACCAGCTTGGTCACCGCGCTGGCGATGCACTGGCTCCAGAGCGGGCGTTACGAGACGTAG
- a CDS encoding YkgJ family cysteine cluster protein, with translation MSTLLPVIPSSLPCFPCPHDSICCSWGTSLNTKEAETLKSLYGADAIVWDDEENEWRTRVDGDRCMFLKNNACSLHDRPEYPSVCRCFPWSDPETGGPYQYDLSICPELPQDEADPTER, from the coding sequence GTGAGCACCCTCCTGCCCGTGATCCCGAGCAGCTTGCCATGCTTCCCGTGTCCGCACGATTCCATCTGCTGCTCGTGGGGCACGTCGCTCAACACGAAGGAGGCCGAAACGCTCAAGTCGCTCTACGGCGCCGACGCCATCGTGTGGGACGACGAAGAGAACGAATGGCGCACCCGCGTCGATGGCGACCGCTGCATGTTCCTCAAGAACAATGCATGCAGTCTACACGACCGCCCCGAGTACCCTTCCGTGTGTCGCTGCTTCCCCTGGAGCGATCCCGAAACGGGCGGCCCGTACCAATACGACTTGTCCATCTGCCCCGAGCTCCCCCAAGACGAAGCGGATCCCACGGAGCGCTAG
- a CDS encoding ATP-grasp domain-containing protein: protein MRITVLTYLEKKGDTAYDPVADQVANALRAEKHTVKVFAVHGDIVALVEGLREQRPTLVFNLMEAFGGNLCGEIGVAGALQLLSLRHTGGGPGEFYLQQDKALTKELLAFHGVPFPNYAVFRKDHYPDTSGRLRMPLIVKPLRMDASIGIESNSLVRSATQMMKRIVAIHEKVKDAALVEEYIEGREFYVGVLGNRKPIALPPIEMDFSGLPAGMPRVLGRRAKWVKSSPEYKGTRSKIAEIPNETKLQLQRVAIDAYRALRVRDYGRIDLRLTPAGEVYVIEVNASCYLEKSSEFATAAQAAGIRYVNLVNAIAKLALARFRRPY, encoded by the coding sequence ATGCGCATCACCGTCCTCACGTACTTGGAAAAGAAGGGCGACACGGCATATGACCCCGTCGCCGATCAAGTGGCCAATGCACTGCGGGCGGAGAAGCACACGGTCAAAGTCTTCGCCGTGCACGGCGACATCGTCGCCTTGGTGGAAGGCTTGCGCGAACAGCGCCCGACCCTCGTGTTCAACCTGATGGAGGCCTTCGGCGGGAATCTCTGCGGCGAAATCGGTGTCGCAGGCGCATTGCAGCTCTTGAGCCTCCGCCACACCGGCGGCGGCCCCGGTGAATTTTACCTGCAACAGGACAAAGCCCTCACCAAGGAGCTGCTCGCCTTTCATGGCGTGCCGTTTCCCAACTATGCCGTTTTCCGCAAGGACCATTACCCCGATACGAGCGGGCGCCTGCGCATGCCGCTCATCGTCAAACCCTTGCGCATGGATGCCTCCATCGGCATCGAATCCAATTCGCTGGTGCGCAGTGCGACGCAGATGATGAAGCGCATCGTGGCGATCCACGAAAAGGTAAAGGACGCCGCCCTCGTCGAAGAGTACATCGAAGGTCGCGAGTTTTACGTCGGCGTCCTGGGCAACCGAAAGCCCATTGCCCTGCCGCCCATCGAAATGGACTTCTCCGGCCTGCCCGCGGGCATGCCTCGCGTGCTCGGCCGCCGCGCCAAATGGGTCAAGTCGAGCCCCGAATACAAGGGCACCCGCTCGAAGATCGCGGAGATCCCCAACGAGACCAAGTTGCAACTCCAACGCGTCGCCATCGACGCCTACCGCGCGCTGCGCGTACGCGACTACGGCCGCATCGACCTGCGCCTCACGCCCGCGGGCGAAGTTTACGTCATCGAGGTCAACGCGAGCTGCTACCTCGAGAAGTCCTCCGAATTCGCCACCGCCGCACAAGCCGCGGGCATCCGCTACGTCAACTTGGTGAACGCCATCGCCAAGCTGGCGCTGGCTCGCTTTCGGCGGCCATATTGA
- a CDS encoding L,D-transpeptidase, which yields MSVVSFGSARFSKAAVLVGASLFWETGCRGHANDAQPANEADGSAEGTVVPMPVAADAGPPGSPPPTPKVGAIVSPAPVFSATEFPPRDPNKASEERQGVFRLGYLRKGAVVEVKPQIIKKGNCAEGWYELVMGGFICGKYVTADMSNKELANAAHTPYADGPLPYEYGLNLTNGTPLFRRAPSRKERTDAERGLAIGKTKRGPDGKALPTPEAAAMAASGQDTPWYLKSHNGGRPQVTFEELKGETGLIVWRMVRGFYLSLDKEVKLPAGKMWRTTDGYFAPTDHLLVHKPTTEFEGVWVGHDDEKRKLPLGFITHPRAWRYQYDEAEKKVRRNENVPRFTIVQLTGKKVIVEERAYYETTDGYWMKDLDGQPVMASAPPSDLAKGEKWIDINLKTQSLVAYEGDKPVYATIVSTGRHNDEDKSQDHRTPMGSYRIREKHTSATMDDDATSEGPYSIQDVPWIMYFHGSYALHGAFWHSSFGHERSHGCVNMTPHDAKNIFEWAGPSLPKGWHGVRATDKNPGARVIVHE from the coding sequence ATGTCGGTGGTGTCGTTCGGCTCAGCCCGGTTTTCGAAGGCGGCCGTGCTCGTAGGCGCTTCGCTTTTTTGGGAGACGGGATGCCGCGGTCACGCCAACGACGCGCAACCCGCGAACGAGGCCGACGGCTCGGCTGAAGGCACGGTGGTTCCCATGCCGGTGGCCGCGGACGCCGGCCCGCCGGGTAGCCCGCCGCCGACACCCAAGGTCGGCGCCATCGTGTCGCCCGCCCCCGTCTTCAGTGCGACCGAATTTCCACCGCGCGATCCGAACAAGGCCAGCGAGGAGCGCCAGGGCGTCTTCCGCCTTGGCTACCTGCGCAAGGGTGCGGTCGTCGAGGTGAAGCCGCAGATCATCAAGAAGGGAAACTGCGCCGAGGGCTGGTACGAGCTCGTGATGGGCGGCTTCATCTGCGGCAAATACGTGACCGCAGATATGAGCAACAAGGAATTGGCCAATGCGGCACACACGCCGTACGCCGACGGGCCGCTTCCTTACGAGTACGGACTGAACCTCACCAATGGCACTCCGCTGTTCCGGCGCGCCCCTTCGCGCAAGGAGCGCACGGATGCCGAGCGCGGGCTGGCCATCGGCAAAACGAAGCGCGGTCCCGATGGCAAGGCGCTCCCCACGCCGGAGGCCGCGGCCATGGCCGCCTCGGGCCAGGACACGCCCTGGTACTTGAAGAGCCACAACGGCGGCCGGCCGCAGGTCACCTTCGAGGAGTTGAAGGGCGAGACGGGCCTCATCGTCTGGCGCATGGTCCGCGGGTTTTATCTGTCGCTCGACAAAGAGGTGAAGCTGCCCGCGGGCAAGATGTGGCGCACCACGGATGGCTATTTCGCGCCGACCGATCACCTGCTCGTGCACAAGCCCACGACGGAGTTCGAGGGCGTTTGGGTGGGCCACGACGACGAGAAGCGCAAGCTCCCCCTGGGCTTCATCACGCACCCGCGCGCGTGGCGCTACCAATACGACGAAGCCGAAAAGAAGGTGCGCCGCAACGAGAACGTGCCGCGCTTTACCATCGTGCAGCTCACCGGCAAGAAGGTCATCGTCGAGGAACGCGCCTATTACGAGACCACCGATGGCTACTGGATGAAGGACCTCGACGGCCAACCGGTGATGGCCAGCGCGCCGCCGTCGGATCTCGCCAAGGGCGAGAAGTGGATCGATATCAATCTCAAGACGCAATCGCTCGTGGCCTACGAAGGCGACAAGCCGGTGTATGCAACCATCGTGTCGACCGGCCGCCACAACGACGAAGACAAATCGCAAGATCATCGCACGCCGATGGGCTCGTACCGCATTCGCGAAAAGCACACGTCGGCCACGATGGATGACGATGCCACGAGCGAGGGGCCGTACTCGATCCAAGACGTCCCCTGGATCATGTACTTCCACGGCAGCTACGCGCTGCACGGGGCCTTCTGGCACTCGAGCTTCGGCCACGAACGCAGCCACGGTTGCGTGAACATGACCCCGCACGACGCGAAGAACATTTTCGAATGGGCCGGCCCCTCCCTGCCCAAGGGCTGGCATGGCGTGCGCGCCACCGACAAGAACCCGGGCGCCCGGGTCATCGTTCACGAGTGA
- a CDS encoding HPF/RaiA family ribosome-associated protein, which produces MILPCQITFRDFSPSAALAELIQKKADKLDQLFDHIIGCRVVVEAPHRHHHNGRHYHIRIDITVPNGELVVGRDPPEKAAHQDAYSAIEDAFDDAERVLHEHARKVRRDVKRHDGVSRARVKKLFTEQGYGFLETRDGREIYFHKNSVLNNRFHKLHIGDEVRYAEEDGDKGPQASTVGVR; this is translated from the coding sequence ATGATCCTACCGTGTCAGATCACGTTCCGCGATTTCTCACCCTCAGCGGCCCTGGCCGAATTGATACAAAAGAAAGCCGATAAGCTCGATCAGCTGTTCGACCACATCATAGGTTGTCGCGTGGTGGTCGAAGCGCCGCACCGGCATCACCATAACGGGCGGCATTACCACATACGCATCGACATCACCGTTCCCAACGGCGAGCTCGTCGTCGGTCGGGACCCACCGGAAAAGGCGGCCCACCAGGACGCGTACTCGGCCATCGAAGACGCCTTCGACGACGCCGAACGGGTGCTTCACGAGCACGCCCGCAAGGTACGTCGCGACGTCAAACGGCACGACGGCGTGAGCCGCGCCCGCGTGAAAAAGCTATTCACCGAGCAGGGCTACGGCTTCCTCGAAACACGGGACGGCCGCGAGATCTATTTTCATAAGAACAGCGTGCTGAACAATCGCTTCCACAAGTTGCATATCGGAGACGAAGTTCGATATGCCGAAGAGGACGGCGACAAAGGCCCGCAAGCGAGCACGGTCGGCGTACGGTAA
- a CDS encoding aldo/keto reductase, whose amino-acid sequence MDYRTLGKSGLKVSTLCLGCMTFGEADDKSFMYEVGASEETSQAIMNRSLEKGINFFDVADVYGQDGLSERVVGKWFAREKKRNQVVLATKFRFRTWDGPNGTGASRYRILRTVEASLRRLGTDRIDLYQIHMQDADTPEEETLRALDDLVRQGKVLYIGASNYAAYRLTESLFVSELSRLERFISLQAQYSLLVRDLEREHVPLCQKFGLGILPWSPLAAGFLSGKYDKTQPMPQGTRFTKWKERWQTFDKERNWRILAAVKTIATELGATPAQVSLAWLLKKPTVTSVIFGARTLQQVDDNLKAAALVLPDEAVKRLDEASTFEMGYPYDFIKNIQGRW is encoded by the coding sequence ATGGATTATCGGACTCTGGGGAAGAGCGGACTAAAAGTATCGACCCTTTGCCTCGGCTGCATGACGTTCGGCGAGGCGGACGACAAATCATTCATGTACGAGGTCGGCGCCAGCGAAGAGACGTCGCAGGCGATCATGAACCGCTCCCTGGAGAAGGGGATCAACTTCTTCGACGTGGCGGACGTTTACGGCCAAGACGGCTTGTCCGAGCGGGTCGTGGGCAAGTGGTTCGCACGGGAAAAGAAGCGCAACCAGGTGGTGCTCGCCACCAAGTTCCGCTTTCGCACTTGGGACGGCCCCAACGGGACCGGCGCCTCCCGGTACCGCATTTTGCGCACCGTGGAAGCGAGCCTGCGCCGCCTGGGCACGGATCGCATCGATCTGTACCAGATCCACATGCAGGACGCGGACACGCCCGAGGAAGAGACGCTCCGCGCCCTCGACGACTTGGTACGGCAAGGCAAGGTGCTCTACATCGGCGCGAGCAACTATGCCGCGTACCGCCTCACGGAGAGCCTCTTCGTCAGCGAGCTGTCGCGCTTGGAGCGCTTCATTTCCTTGCAGGCGCAATATTCGCTGCTGGTGCGCGATCTGGAGCGGGAGCACGTGCCGCTCTGTCAGAAATTCGGCCTGGGCATTTTGCCCTGGTCGCCTCTGGCGGCCGGGTTCCTGAGCGGCAAATACGACAAGACGCAACCGATGCCGCAGGGCACGCGCTTCACGAAGTGGAAGGAGCGCTGGCAGACCTTCGACAAGGAACGCAATTGGCGCATTCTGGCGGCGGTGAAGACCATCGCAACCGAGCTCGGGGCGACGCCGGCGCAGGTTTCGCTCGCGTGGCTCTTGAAGAAGCCGACGGTCACCTCGGTCATTTTCGGCGCGCGCACGCTTCAACAAGTGGATGACAATTTGAAAGCCGCCGCACTGGTGCTGCCGGACGAAGCCGTGAAGCGCCTCGACGAGGCCAGCACCTTCGAGATGGGCTACCCGTACGACTTCATCAAGAACATCCAGGGCCGCTGGTAA
- a CDS encoding alpha/beta hydrolase has protein sequence MGSDLSSPSSPSLTHAFVTEPGHTPTRWILFLHGILGSGNNFRTLARRWVQARPHLGLVLVDLRMHGRSQGFAPPHTIEAAAKDLVTLEEVVAARGGSVCGVVGHSFGGKVALQYVANKGGELDRAWIIDSTPGARPNAAGSESTVRVYELLRSLPARFESRQAFNDALAAGGLDAGMIQWLAMNVDSIPGGGYRFRLDLDAIGALLGDYFERDLWPVVENPPGTVSVELIIGGRSRVLDEADRGRAERASRQSPGRVDVHIIAGAGHWVHVDAPDELFELLAASSH, from the coding sequence ATGGGATCCGACCTCTCTTCTCCTTCTTCGCCCAGCCTCACCCATGCCTTCGTGACGGAGCCGGGCCATACGCCAACCCGCTGGATTCTTTTTCTTCACGGCATCCTCGGTAGCGGGAACAACTTTCGGACCCTGGCGCGACGGTGGGTGCAGGCGCGACCGCACCTGGGGCTCGTCCTCGTCGATCTTCGCATGCACGGGCGCTCGCAAGGTTTTGCGCCGCCGCACACCATCGAGGCGGCGGCGAAGGATCTGGTCACACTCGAAGAGGTGGTCGCGGCGCGTGGCGGGAGCGTGTGCGGTGTGGTTGGGCATAGCTTCGGTGGCAAGGTGGCGCTGCAATACGTCGCCAACAAAGGCGGTGAGCTCGACCGCGCATGGATCATCGACTCCACGCCCGGAGCCCGCCCCAACGCCGCCGGCTCCGAGTCCACGGTTCGCGTGTACGAGCTCCTTCGGTCCCTTCCCGCGCGGTTCGAATCGCGCCAAGCCTTCAACGACGCGCTGGCCGCGGGCGGTCTCGATGCGGGCATGATTCAGTGGCTCGCGATGAACGTCGATTCGATCCCCGGAGGAGGTTACCGCTTTCGCCTCGACCTCGACGCCATCGGCGCGCTGCTGGGCGACTACTTCGAGCGCGATCTCTGGCCGGTGGTGGAGAATCCGCCCGGCACCGTGTCGGTCGAGCTGATCATCGGCGGGCGCTCCAGGGTGCTCGACGAGGCCGACCGCGGACGCGCCGAGCGTGCCTCACGCCAGAGCCCCGGGCGGGTGGACGTGCACATCATCGCCGGAGCCGGCCACTGGGTGCACGTCGACGCGCCGGACGAGCTGTTCGAGCTGCTCGCGGCATCGTCGCATTAG
- a CDS encoding alpha-L-fucosidase, producing the protein MDTRKLGSASLLAAMTLSLPLAAETDAVRANQVVAISPNDTTPRILAKAGMVTPSARQMAWQRMELTAFLHFGPNTFDDREWGTGTEDPNLFNPTALDTDQWVASLQRAGFKQAILTAKHHDGFLLYPTRYSTQSVKSSSWRGGRGNVVRSFVDSAHKFGMRVGFYLSPADMHEALDGGRYGNGSRAVTATIPEPGLDGTRPPGPAFTVTADDYNRYYMNTLYELLTEYGPIDEVWWDGANAVSGKVNASDFPDWTRLVRGLQPNAVIFQDGGPDVRWVGNEDGVARESEYSVLPFTGSAAGAVDRITIPADVTATDLGSDTLLGKRNTDGTSAWNFLKWLPAECDARLEPGWFWSTNHHEPKSLADLQSMYYASVGRNCVLLLDVPPDNRGRLTDADVARLDEFARWRSQVFGIDRAQGAHAANDDGTTNTPGNAPAHALDGNDDTQWQPTANTGALIVDFGAAREVNAFGLQENIRMGQRVTSFVIEAWKGGAWTTLTWGTVIGYKRLVRLSTPVTTTKLRLRITSARGPAAIATFGAYRDG; encoded by the coding sequence ATGGACACTCGGAAACTTGGGAGCGCATCGCTACTTGCCGCGATGACGCTATCCCTCCCACTCGCGGCGGAGACGGACGCCGTGAGGGCGAATCAGGTCGTTGCCATTTCACCCAACGATACGACGCCCCGCATCCTGGCCAAAGCCGGGATGGTAACGCCGTCGGCGCGGCAGATGGCGTGGCAGCGCATGGAGCTGACCGCGTTCTTGCATTTCGGGCCCAACACCTTCGACGATCGCGAGTGGGGAACGGGCACGGAGGATCCGAATCTCTTCAACCCCACGGCGCTGGACACGGATCAATGGGTGGCGTCGTTGCAGCGTGCGGGATTCAAACAGGCCATTTTGACGGCGAAGCATCACGACGGATTTCTGCTTTATCCAACGCGCTACAGCACGCAATCGGTGAAGTCGAGCTCGTGGCGAGGTGGGCGCGGCAACGTCGTGCGCTCGTTCGTCGATTCGGCGCACAAGTTCGGCATGAGGGTCGGCTTCTATCTTTCGCCGGCCGACATGCACGAAGCGTTGGACGGAGGGCGGTATGGCAACGGCAGTCGGGCGGTGACGGCGACGATTCCCGAGCCCGGGCTCGATGGTACGCGGCCGCCCGGCCCGGCGTTCACGGTGACCGCTGACGATTACAATCGTTACTACATGAATACGCTCTACGAGCTGCTCACCGAATATGGGCCGATCGACGAGGTGTGGTGGGACGGGGCCAATGCGGTCAGCGGCAAAGTCAACGCATCGGATTTCCCCGATTGGACGCGCCTGGTCCGCGGACTGCAACCAAACGCGGTGATCTTCCAAGACGGTGGCCCCGACGTGCGCTGGGTCGGCAACGAGGACGGCGTCGCGCGCGAAAGCGAATACAGCGTGCTGCCGTTCACCGGGAGTGCGGCAGGTGCCGTCGATCGCATCACCATCCCGGCCGACGTGACCGCAACGGATCTGGGGAGCGACACCTTGCTCGGAAAGCGCAACACCGACGGCACCAGCGCGTGGAACTTTTTGAAATGGCTCCCCGCGGAGTGCGACGCAAGGCTCGAACCGGGTTGGTTCTGGAGCACGAACCATCACGAGCCCAAGTCGCTGGCCGATCTGCAGTCGATGTATTATGCATCCGTAGGGCGCAATTGCGTGCTTCTACTCGACGTGCCGCCGGACAACCGGGGGCGTCTCACGGACGCCGATGTCGCTCGCCTCGACGAATTCGCCAGATGGCGGTCGCAGGTTTTCGGCATCGACCGGGCACAGGGCGCGCATGCCGCCAACGATGACGGCACGACGAACACGCCGGGCAATGCGCCCGCGCATGCATTGGACGGAAACGACGACACGCAGTGGCAGCCAACCGCGAACACCGGTGCACTGATCGTCGACTTCGGTGCGGCCCGGGAGGTGAATGCCTTCGGCTTACAGGAGAACATCCGCATGGGCCAGCGGGTGACCTCGTTCGTCATCGAAGCGTGGAAAGGCGGCGCGTGGACCACACTGACGTGGGGCACCGTCATCGGCTACAAGCGACTGGTGCGCTTGTCGACACCCGTCACGACGACCAAGCTACGTCTGCGCATCACGTCCGCTCGGGGTCCCGCCGCCATCGCCACCTTTGGCGCCTACCGCGACGGGTAA
- a CDS encoding YihY/virulence factor BrkB family protein has protein sequence MPRRSDAPTKPLEPLDQERIPLVSAIRPALKSPVREPSSKADVLEAPVSTPSPASQQIWLHGTWFVRTKKLVRNILRGLYKHRALDHAAAMAFYFFLGIIPLLVSCGMIVGQLVRTEGSEAFLAPLYRIMPPIATDLLRGELVDIAASSSTMTSVAPFTLLAFLWLTSNGFHNLMDIFETLAVAQRRSWWQKRFIAIAWVLMIFLGVTVATWILLKGSGILAALGTGATAERLPKMLRNAREWLEEGWQAQGVVLLFTVLSFFGLAAFYRIAIVHPPAVKRHVWSGTVVAFVLWSLASWAFSAYVKTLANYALYYGGVATMATTLLWLYLTSLALVIGAEVNAQLEGIRSRGAPRKER, from the coding sequence GTGCCGCGACGTTCCGATGCGCCCACCAAGCCTCTGGAGCCACTCGACCAAGAGCGGATCCCCTTGGTCAGCGCCATTCGGCCCGCGCTCAAGAGCCCCGTCCGCGAGCCCTCGAGCAAGGCCGATGTCCTCGAGGCACCGGTATCCACACCGTCGCCGGCGAGCCAACAGATCTGGCTGCATGGTACATGGTTCGTGCGCACGAAAAAGCTCGTGCGCAACATCTTGCGCGGCTTGTACAAGCACCGCGCGCTCGACCATGCCGCGGCGATGGCCTTCTACTTCTTCCTGGGCATCATCCCGCTTCTCGTCTCCTGCGGGATGATCGTTGGACAACTCGTCCGGACCGAAGGCTCCGAGGCCTTTCTCGCGCCGCTCTACCGCATCATGCCGCCCATTGCGACGGATCTCCTGCGCGGCGAATTGGTCGACATTGCTGCGTCCTCGTCCACGATGACGTCGGTCGCGCCCTTCACCTTGCTGGCGTTCTTGTGGCTCACGTCCAACGGCTTCCACAACCTGATGGACATCTTCGAGACCTTGGCCGTCGCCCAACGCCGTTCGTGGTGGCAAAAGCGCTTCATCGCCATCGCATGGGTGCTCATGATCTTCCTCGGCGTCACGGTGGCGACGTGGATCCTGCTCAAGGGCAGCGGCATCCTCGCGGCGCTGGGCACCGGCGCCACGGCCGAGCGCCTGCCGAAGATGCTGCGCAACGCGCGCGAGTGGCTCGAGGAGGGCTGGCAAGCCCAGGGTGTCGTGCTCCTCTTCACGGTGCTTTCCTTCTTCGGGTTGGCCGCGTTTTACCGCATCGCCATCGTGCACCCGCCGGCCGTCAAACGGCACGTGTGGTCCGGAACCGTGGTGGCGTTCGTCCTGTGGAGCCTCGCGTCGTGGGCCTTCTCCGCGTACGTGAAAACGCTGGCCAACTACGCCCTCTACTATGGCGGTGTCGCCACCATGGCCACCACCTTGCTATGGCTCTATCTAACGAGCCTAGCCCTGGTGATCGGAGCTGAGGTCAACGCTCAGCTGGAAGGAATCCGGTCGCGCGGGGCACCACGCAAGGAGCGCTAA
- a CDS encoding TetR/AcrR family transcriptional regulator gives MGRLRMNDPEGMRNRILDAAAEAFQARGYHATSMQDIMKAAEMSGGALYHHFPTKKDLALAVIRERVAASVEETWIAPVQRARRTTDGIAAVFASIIAELTERGTVRGCPLANLGLELSLADPELRAAVQTVYDTWRTALAEKFRADELAGDPHALATFVISAYSGAMSLAKAEQTPTPLQTCIEHLSRNLPPRTPRRGNG, from the coding sequence ATGGGACGCCTGCGCATGAACGATCCCGAGGGGATGCGAAACCGCATTCTGGACGCGGCCGCCGAGGCGTTCCAAGCGCGTGGCTACCACGCCACGAGCATGCAGGACATCATGAAGGCCGCCGAGATGAGCGGCGGCGCGCTCTACCATCACTTCCCCACGAAGAAGGACCTCGCGCTGGCCGTCATCCGCGAACGCGTCGCAGCCTCCGTCGAAGAAACGTGGATCGCACCCGTCCAGCGCGCGCGCCGCACGACCGATGGCATCGCGGCCGTGTTCGCGAGCATCATCGCCGAGCTCACCGAACGAGGCACCGTACGCGGTTGCCCGCTCGCCAATTTGGGCCTGGAGCTCTCCCTCGCCGATCCCGAACTACGCGCCGCCGTACAAACGGTCTACGACACATGGCGCACTGCCCTCGCCGAGAAGTTCCGCGCCGACGAGCTCGCGGGCGATCCCCACGCCCTCGCGACCTTCGTCATCTCGGCCTACTCCGGCGCCATGTCCCTCGCCAAAGCCGAACAGACCCCCACCCCTCTGCAAACCTGCATCGAGCACCTCTCGCGCAACCTTCCCCCACGCACACCAAGGCGCGGTAACGGCTAG